CCCcgcgcccgcgcccgcgcccCACGCACGCAGTGGTCAGGCTCTTCGCCGGGCGTATAGAGCACTGGGTTGCTCTGCACCATGTCGTCCACCACGTTGCTCTTGGACACCTCCTTAGAGCGGAACTGCAATGGCGCCGATAGGTTCTCCCCATCGTTGTTGCCCAGGTGGTTGTAACTCACGATGGACATGGTCTGTGGGTACAAGGGAAGCCCCAGCAGCTGCAGGCCCTGCGGCCCCACAAGCCAGGTGCTCGCGGCCCAGGCCCCCTTCCTGCACTCGGCAGCTCCCTAGGCCCACGCACCTTGAGGCCGGAGCCAATGAGGAAGTCCACAAGCACGGACTTGACTTTGGTCTGGCCTGACTTGAAGTCATCTCCGCCCACAAAAACCCGGTGCTGCCACGCGAGCTCAAGAGCTCCGGGCACCAGGGTGTTCTGCGGAGACCCATTGAGGAAGGCACAGCCCTCCAGGATGCTGGCCACGGCGAAGAGCGTGGAGGGCGACACCTCCAGACCGAGCTGTGGGCAAGGCGGGCAGTCAGCACAGAGCTGTGTCTGTGACTGGCCCTGCCTGACCCGCTCCACCCGGGCGTTCGCCCACCTCAATGGTGCGCAGCAGGTTCTCGGCTGTGTCGTTGAGGCCTGGAATCACCTCACAGAAGCGCTCCGTGTTCGCCGTCCACAGCACTATGACTTTGTCCAGCCCCGCGCTAGACCGGAAGTCTCGGATGTCCCTGCGGATCTGCTCCAGCTGTGGGTTGGATGGTGAGGGtgtggggaggatggagagggTGTAGGGAAGTTGGTTGTACATACTCTCGGACTCACAGAGGCCTGGGCTACTCAGTTCCCCGGGTGTCAAGTGAGGCCTGGATTCGCGGGGTGGGGCAAAAAGAGGGAACCAAGTGGCGAAGAACAGGTGGCAGGAAGCAAGGGATGCGGGATGGGACAGCACCTGCTGCGCACGCGAGCCTGGGATGAGGTTGTCCGCGCGCGCGCTCTGGTTGGCCGCGATGAATTCGGGGATGTAAACAGAAGGCCGGGGCCGCAGGGCCTCCATGTGCGGCCACAGTTGCTCCTGCAGCCCCCAGTCCAGCACCTTCGCGCGCCGCATCGCCTCGGCCAGGTTCAGCGACGAGATGTCCCAGCCTGGGGGGACCCTCACACTCGGCCCTGCCCGGATCCTGGGCCCCTCCAGACCCCATCTCCCATCCCGCCCCACCCCGGCCCAGGGCTCCGCCCACCATCGAACACGAGGTCGTTGGGCGCCACCATGGGCAGCACCGCGCTGAAGGGTACGAACACCTCCTGGCCCTCGGCGTCCAGGCCCAGGCTCACGGTGCCCGCCTGAGTCAGCGAGCCGTAGTAGTTGGCCTCCTGGGGGTCAGCAGACACGGCGAGGTGACGGGTGGGAGTGGTGAAAGGGCCGCGACCCGGCCTGGGCCCCACCTAGACTCTCAAGCCCCGCCCCACTTTCGGGCATTTTTCAGTTCCAGGCTCACAGCCAGGACGGAAGCCGCTgcccccaggcccctcccctgagACCTCCGGCACCTTAAGCTCCGCCCCTGTAAGACTCCC
The DNA window shown above is from Homo sapiens chromosome 19, GRCh38.p14 Primary Assembly and carries:
- the ISYNA1 gene encoding inositol-3-phosphate synthase 1 isoform X1; this translates as MEAAAQFFVESPDVVYGPEAIEAQYEYRTTRVSREGGVLKVHPTSTRFTFRTARQVPRLGVMLVGWGGNNGSTLTAAVLANRLRLSWPTRSGRKEANYYGSLTQAGTVSLGLDAEGQEVFVPFSAVLPMVAPNDLVFDGWDISSLNLAEAMRRAKVLDWGLQEQLWPHMEALRPRPSVYIPEFIAANQSARADNLIPGSRAQQVLSHPASLASCHLFFATWFPLFAPPRESRPHLTPGELSSPGLCESESMYNQLPYTLSILPTPSPSNPQLEQIRRDIRDFRSSAGLDKVIVLWTANTERFCEVIPGLNDTAENLLRTIELGLEVSPSTLFAVASILEGCAFLNGSPQNTLVPGALELAWQHRVFVGGDDFKSGQTKVKSVLVDFLIGSGLKTMSIVSYNHLGNNDGENLSAPLQFRSKEVSKSNVVDDMVQSNPVLYTPGEEPDHCVVIKYVPYVGDSKRALDEYTSELMLGGTNTLVLHNTCEDSLLAAPIMLDLALLTELCQRVSFCTDMDPEPQTFHPVLSLLSFLFKAPLVPPGSPVVNALFRQRSCIENILRACVGLPPQNHMLLEHKMERPGPSLKRVGPVAATYPMLNKKGPVPAATNGCTGDANGHLQEEPPMPTT
- the ISYNA1 gene encoding inositol-3-phosphate synthase 1 isoform 1 (isoform 1 is encoded by transcript variant 1), with amino-acid sequence MEAAAQFFVESPDVVYGPEAIEAQYEYRTTRVSREGGVLKVHPTSTRFTFRTARQVPRLGVMLVGWGGNNGSTLTAAVLANRLRLSWPTRSGRKEANYYGSLTQAGTVSLGLDAEGQEVFVPFSAVLPMVAPNDLVFDGWDISSLNLAEAMRRAKVLDWGLQEQLWPHMEALRPRPSVYIPEFIAANQSARADNLIPGSRAQQLEQIRRDIRDFRSSAGLDKVIVLWTANTERFCEVIPGLNDTAENLLRTIELGLEVSPSTLFAVASILEGCAFLNGSPQNTLVPGALELAWQHRVFVGGDDFKSGQTKVKSVLVDFLIGSGLKTMSIVSYNHLGNNDGENLSAPLQFRSKEVSKSNVVDDMVQSNPVLYTPGEEPDHCVVIKYVPYVGDSKRALDEYTSELMLGGTNTLVLHNTCEDSLLAAPIMLDLALLTELCQRVSFCTDMDPEPQTFHPVLSLLSFLFKAPLVPPGSPVVNALFRQRSCIENILRACVGLPPQNHMLLEHKMERPGPSLKRVGPVAATYPMLNKKGPVPAATNGCTGDANGHLQEEPPMPTT
- the ISYNA1 gene encoding inositol-3-phosphate synthase 1 isoform 4 (isoform 4 is encoded by transcript variant 4), whose product is MVAPNDLVFDGWDISSLNLAEAMRRAKVLDWGLQEQLWPHMEALRPRPSVYIPEFIAANQSARADNLIPGSRAQQLEQIRRDIRDFRSSAGLDKVIVLWTANTERFCEVIPGLNDTAENLLRTIELGLEVSPSTLFAVASILEGCAFLNGSPQNTLVPGALELAWQHRVFVGGDDFKSGQTKVKSVLVDFLIGSGLKTMSIVSYNHLGNNDGENLSAPLQFRSKEVSKSNVVDDMVQSNPVLYTPGEEPDHCVVIKYVPYVGDSKRALDEYTSELMLGGTNTLVLHNTCEDSLLAAPIMLDLALLTELCQRVSFCTDMDPEPQTFHPVLSLLSFLFKAPLVPPGSPVVNALFRQRSCIENILRACVGLPPQNHMLLEHKMERPGPSLKRVGPVAATYPMLNKKGPVPAATNGCTGDANGHLQEEPPMPTT
- the ISYNA1 gene encoding inositol-3-phosphate synthase 1 isoform 2 (isoform 2 is encoded by transcript variant 2), yielding MEAAAQFFVESPDVVYGPEAIEAQYEYRTTRVSREGGVLKEANYYGSLTQAGTVSLGLDAEGQEVFVPFSAVLPMVAPNDLVFDGWDISSLNLAEAMRRAKVLDWGLQEQLWPHMEALRPRPSVYIPEFIAANQSARADNLIPGSRAQQLEQIRRDIRDFRSSAGLDKVIVLWTANTERFCEVIPGLNDTAENLLRTIELGLEVSPSTLFAVASILEGCAFLNGSPQNTLVPGALELAWQHRVFVGGDDFKSGQTKVKSVLVDFLIGSGLKTMSIVSYNHLGNNDGENLSAPLQFRSKEVSKSNVVDDMVQSNPVLYTPGEEPDHCVVIKYVPYVGDSKRALDEYTSELMLGGTNTLVLHNTCEDSLLAAPIMLDLALLTELCQRVSFCTDMDPEPQTFHPVLSLLSFLFKAPLVPPGSPVVNALFRQRSCIENILRACVGLPPQNHMLLEHKMERPGPSLKRVGPVAATYPMLNKKGPVPAATNGCTGDANGHLQEEPPMPTT